A genome region from Desulfuromonas sp. includes the following:
- a CDS encoding class I SAM-dependent rRNA methyltransferase: MDKRRFIVGPETVRMLELGHPWVVADRYTKKWPAAQAGEVVDLCDEKGRGLAAALLDPAERIAARVLGPPGTRPGRTWMEKSLERAVALRRDYLDLSDTTAYRLVNGEGDGLPGLTVDRYGEHLMVQSFSAAWRPHLPLLVQALQRLEDPAGIYEKLRPQQTRKLAAKGGSKRYSRLLAGSAAPGRLPVLENGLTFMVELEEGLNTGLFLDQRTNRRDLAARLSGKSFLNLFAYTGAFSVAAAAAGASRVTSVDASTGYLDWARDNFAANRLNPKRHEFIAGDCFKALEAMAKEGRRFDAILMDPPSFSTTKKSRFTTRGGTSDLVAAALALLPPGGLLVTCSNHQKVDWADYLKELRRGALQAGCELRVIGTAGQPEDFPYPVSFPEGRYLKYVVGVRG, from the coding sequence ATGGACAAGAGGCGATTCATCGTCGGGCCCGAAACGGTCCGCATGCTCGAGCTCGGCCACCCCTGGGTGGTCGCCGACCGGTACACCAAAAAGTGGCCGGCGGCGCAGGCCGGCGAGGTGGTCGATCTGTGCGACGAGAAGGGCAGGGGGCTCGCCGCGGCCCTGCTCGACCCGGCCGAGCGCATCGCGGCCCGGGTGCTCGGCCCCCCGGGGACGCGGCCAGGGCGGACCTGGATGGAGAAGTCCTTGGAGCGGGCGGTCGCCCTGCGCCGCGACTACCTAGATCTCTCCGATACGACCGCTTACCGCCTCGTCAACGGCGAGGGAGACGGCCTGCCCGGCCTCACCGTCGACCGCTACGGCGAGCACCTCATGGTGCAGAGCTTCAGCGCCGCCTGGCGCCCCCACCTTCCGCTGCTCGTGCAGGCCCTGCAGCGCCTGGAGGACCCTGCGGGAATCTACGAGAAGCTGCGCCCCCAGCAGACCCGCAAGCTCGCCGCCAAGGGCGGGTCGAAGCGCTACAGCAGGCTCTTGGCCGGCTCGGCCGCCCCGGGACGGCTGCCGGTATTGGAGAACGGGCTGACCTTCATGGTGGAGCTCGAAGAGGGTCTCAACACCGGGCTGTTCCTCGACCAACGGACCAACCGCCGCGACCTGGCCGCCCGCCTTTCCGGCAAGAGCTTCCTCAACCTCTTCGCCTACACCGGGGCCTTTTCGGTGGCCGCCGCCGCGGCCGGCGCCTCCCGGGTGACCAGCGTCGACGCTTCCACCGGCTATCTCGACTGGGCCCGGGACAACTTCGCCGCCAACCGCCTCAACCCCAAGCGTCACGAGTTTATCGCCGGCGACTGCTTCAAGGCCCTTGAGGCGATGGCGAAGGAGGGGAGGCGCTTCGACGCCATCCTCATGGACCCGCCCTCCTTCTCCACTACCAAGAAGAGCCGCTTCACCACCCGCGGCGGCACCTCGGACCTGGTCGCCGCCGCCCTGGCCCTGCTCCCCCCGGGCGGCCTCCTCGTCACCTGCTCCAACCACCAGAAGGTCGATTGGGCTGACTACCTCAAAGAGCTGCGGCGGGGCGCTCTGCAGGCCGGCTGCGAGCTGCGGGTGATCGGCACTGCGGGGCAGCCGGAGGATTTTCCTTATCCGGTGTCTTTTCCCGAGGGGCGGTACCTCAAATACGTCGTCGGGGTCCGGGGTTGA
- a CDS encoding alkaline phosphatase family protein produces MHATRLKKGLYSLYYGLKLFPFRKERQARLLEGRRRGFVGIQIDGLSFPHLSQALDRGYLPHIERFLRCGNKLIEYRAGLPSTTPAAQAVIFYGAESDIPAFRWFERETGQVLTCNDPDHVQSCREKLFPGRPGLLEGGSSYSNILDGGAARSVFTVSSPHPQTLFGRMGGLRIVLMLILHPLRAFRMLGASVLEYFANRKDEWYGRRKRRWRTSEGLFPFIRIFCNVILRELQTFGVIADVYAGVPNIYTTYSGYDELAHHFGPDSWPALRNLRYIDKRIGEIMRAVNYGAGADYQLVLLSDHGQTPGYPFQSRFGATLGEAVSAFLREQQEAAVSSGPLEFTRIQLGFLREELDSRTQGWRHRVYRATKDFLQRKIQDLVPETLKVDPEGGVVITYSSSLAHLYITGTRKRLSWREVERVQPLLLRFLSRHKGIGFVVGVGEEDEVWFFHGGGTLCTTPDSDPPTADLEFLRPYGVPHDVVEEVRRYARSELCGDLVLFGAYDGEEIACFDDQVGGHGSVGGEQSRPFLILPLGHPVLERRWHSGYEFLYHEVFRPCLEEAADAPPA; encoded by the coding sequence ATGCACGCGACGCGATTAAAAAAAGGCCTCTACTCTCTCTACTACGGCCTCAAGCTCTTCCCCTTCCGCAAGGAGCGCCAGGCGCGCCTGCTCGAGGGACGACGGCGGGGCTTTGTGGGCATCCAGATCGACGGCCTCTCCTTCCCCCACCTGAGCCAGGCCCTTGACCGGGGCTACCTGCCCCACATCGAGCGCTTTCTGCGCTGCGGCAACAAACTCATCGAGTACCGGGCCGGCCTGCCCAGCACCACCCCGGCCGCCCAGGCGGTCATCTTCTACGGCGCCGAAAGCGACATCCCTGCATTCCGCTGGTTCGAACGGGAGACCGGCCAGGTGCTCACCTGCAACGACCCGGACCACGTCCAGTCCTGCAGGGAAAAGCTCTTTCCAGGCCGCCCCGGCCTGCTCGAGGGGGGCTCCTCCTATTCGAACATCCTCGACGGCGGGGCCGCGCGCAGCGTCTTCACCGTCTCATCTCCCCACCCCCAGACCCTTTTCGGCCGCATGGGGGGCCTGCGCATCGTGCTCATGCTGATTCTCCACCCCCTGCGCGCCTTCCGCATGCTCGGGGCCTCGGTGCTCGAATACTTCGCCAACCGCAAGGACGAGTGGTACGGACGCCGCAAAAGGCGCTGGCGAACGAGCGAGGGGCTGTTCCCTTTCATCCGCATCTTCTGCAACGTCATCCTGCGCGAACTGCAGACCTTTGGGGTGATCGCCGACGTCTACGCCGGGGTGCCCAACATCTATACCACCTACAGCGGCTACGACGAACTGGCCCACCATTTCGGTCCCGACTCCTGGCCGGCCCTGCGCAACCTTCGCTACATCGACAAACGCATCGGGGAGATCATGAGGGCCGTGAACTACGGCGCCGGGGCCGACTACCAGCTGGTCCTCCTCTCGGACCACGGCCAGACCCCGGGTTATCCCTTCCAGAGCCGCTTCGGGGCCACCCTGGGGGAGGCGGTGAGTGCCTTTCTTCGGGAACAGCAGGAGGCGGCGGTCTCCTCTGGGCCCCTGGAATTCACCCGCATCCAGCTCGGCTTTCTGCGCGAGGAGCTCGACTCCCGCACCCAGGGCTGGCGCCACCGCGTTTACCGCGCGACAAAGGATTTCCTGCAGCGCAAGATCCAGGACCTGGTCCCCGAGACCCTCAAGGTCGACCCCGAGGGGGGGGTGGTGATTACCTATTCCAGCTCCCTGGCCCACCTCTATATCACGGGCACCCGGAAGCGCCTGAGCTGGCGCGAAGTGGAGCGGGTCCAGCCCCTGCTGCTGCGCTTCTTGAGCCGGCACAAGGGGATCGGATTCGTGGTGGGGGTGGGGGAGGAGGACGAGGTCTGGTTCTTCCACGGGGGAGGCACGCTCTGCACGACGCCGGACTCCGACCCGCCGACGGCCGACCTGGAGTTCCTGCGCCCCTACGGGGTTCCCCACGACGTGGTGGAGGAGGTGCGCCGCTACGCCCGAAGCGAGCTCTGCGGGGATCTGGTCCTATTCGGGGCGTACGACGGGGAAGAGATCGCCTGCTTCGACGACCAGGTCGGCGGCCACGGGTCGGTGGGCGGAGAGCAGTCCAGGCCCTTCCTCATCCTCCCCCTCGGCCACCCGGTGCTGGAGCGGCGCTGGCACTCGGGCTACGAGTTCCTCTACCACGAGGTCTTCCGGCCCTGCCTGGAGGAGGCGGCAGACGCTCCGCCCGCCTGA
- a CDS encoding peptidylprolyl isomerase, with protein MSTQNPVVKLETSMGDITAELNAEKAPKSVENFLSYVKDGFYDGTVFHRVIEDFMIQGGGMTEDLTEKKTRAKIKNEADNGLKNERGTLAMARTQVVNSATSQFFINTVDNDFLDHRSKTPMGYGYAVFGKVTEGMETVDAIRKVATGNQGMHQDVPNEPVLIIKATVVE; from the coding sequence ATGAGCACACAGAACCCCGTCGTCAAACTGGAAACCTCCATGGGCGACATCACTGCCGAACTGAATGCCGAGAAAGCCCCGAAGAGCGTGGAGAACTTCCTGTCCTACGTCAAGGACGGCTTCTACGACGGGACCGTGTTCCACCGGGTCATCGAGGACTTCATGATCCAGGGCGGCGGCATGACCGAAGACCTGACGGAGAAGAAGACCCGGGCCAAGATCAAGAATGAAGCCGACAACGGCCTGAAGAACGAACGCGGCACCCTCGCCATGGCCCGCACCCAGGTGGTCAACAGCGCCACCTCCCAGTTCTTCATCAACACGGTGGACAACGACTTCCTCGACCACCGCTCCAAGACCCCCATGGGCTACGGTTACGCGGTCTTCGGCAAGGTGACCGAGGGGATGGAGACCGTCGACGCCATTCGCAAAGTGGCCACCGGCAACCAGGGCATGCACCAGGACGTGCCCAACGAACCGGTCCTGATCATCAAAGCGACGGTCGTCGAATAA
- a CDS encoding MucR family transcriptional regulator, whose protein sequence is MSTLLEMATEIVTAHASKSPMSKEDLITEISDVYKALSAIEKGETPEVAAEEETAPAISKRKAFGKKQIICMICGKGMKTLARHLKTAHEMTAKEYRKQFDIPRTQALAARDYSESRRNMAIEKDLGAGLAKARAARAGKKK, encoded by the coding sequence ATGTCAACTCTACTCGAAATGGCTACTGAAATCGTAACTGCTCACGCTTCCAAATCACCCATGTCCAAAGAAGACCTCATCACCGAAATCAGCGATGTCTACAAAGCATTGTCTGCTATCGAGAAAGGTGAGACTCCTGAAGTCGCAGCAGAGGAGGAAACTGCTCCTGCTATTTCCAAGAGGAAAGCATTCGGAAAAAAACAGATCATCTGCATGATTTGCGGCAAGGGAATGAAGACCCTTGCTCGCCACTTGAAGACAGCCCACGAAATGACTGCTAAGGAATACAGGAAACAGTTCGACATCCCCAGGACTCAAGCCCTTGCTGCTAGGGATTATTCTGAGTCCCGCAGGAATATGGCTATTGAGAAGGATTTAGGTGCAGGGTTGGCTAAGGCGAGAGCTGCTAGGGCTGGCAAGAAGAAGTGA
- a CDS encoding LamG-like jellyroll fold domain-containing protein: protein MKKLVALLGMTLLFVCSISTAYADLNEGLVAYYPLDGNVNDLSGNGNHGTKFGGPSYAAGVSGSAVNLDGVDDYVNLSGSILSETGSFSVFFKPNTLDTSTQTDGASYIISNFMPHAPNGGARVYLIQENNGLHYGIGAIEQSASVFTIENTQDWIHVVATWDNGLYEIYVNNNLVDTANYSGYPIQDQFAIGAFKFYPKDLFRGLVDEVRFYNRVLQGDEVEQIYHLTDKSESGSVSEGLVAYYPFDGTVFDLSGNGIHGHVTGSPGFVSGVTGEAVDISLGNYVRVSPPFVPGSESFSIAFDFYVGSVDDYYMDNGVKLFTLQGGDWREGVVLVVADTENPKLVGAIQPEAYTSATKQTIETSIQLGEWHSIALVVNKQEEAMTLYVDGLAAQTEELLTYGSIDPTMDMLIGAYDYVWARPGHAQVQSGNVKIDNFRIYNRNLEVGEVLVLSSIGEELERGKTLDPIEKPHGINEHLEVVEGVTSDSCFLRRGTISELAQLIDPTKQTYVFVHGWRPAKKEEYFLTHEQINNPETNIELRPYLKEVIRELKIRNGDPNVIVWNWEKESHGDLPPVKNVGPQSLFFSLGLAELFEEAESRSGLSFNNNVHFIGQSLGAGVVVNSLSLSNSNDYFYDKYSNHIERIILIDPPERIETSIEVDSDSLEGKLAEEFVEKITEAVALYVKTYYDLDLYKNISILGEKLGEEVLIENYIANNGEFDEFSIKLFGLTFTGTVTKNHGVPYIDSFNAVLNDQDHTGAVLWYFDTVAGEGKFTNNLVSNADKVGFNWAVDSQTVFHGNVLENKPWIYSFVFEESDIATVSKVENLITEAIVQIPFEVFLLGPTGSAIRLAKGAEEIVRLISGSPVYVYHEFNLDPDALFMSLDYATATIEPDALFYISINDEVVFQKYGFEIGSEAWGGTGLLDVSRWAGVGVTLSIGLLAESSNNVLDLKNLKFYGVEDCGVGDPDGDGLSGLNECTLGMDPNNSDSDLDGFDDGVDNCPLIDNPDQLDSDGDGLGDACSEQETDTPSGVNSIEPSRVPILNGWWLLAAAGAGFGLVRRKRN, encoded by the coding sequence TTGAAGAAGCTGGTTGCATTACTTGGAATGACTCTATTGTTTGTTTGCAGCATTTCCACTGCCTATGCCGATCTAAACGAAGGGTTAGTTGCTTATTACCCCCTAGATGGGAATGTGAATGATCTGAGTGGAAATGGTAATCATGGCACTAAGTTTGGAGGCCCTTCTTATGCGGCTGGTGTATCTGGGAGTGCTGTAAATTTAGATGGTGTTGATGATTATGTTAATCTTTCTGGTTCGATTTTGTCAGAAACCGGTAGTTTTTCCGTGTTTTTTAAGCCAAACACTTTAGACACATCAACACAAACAGATGGCGCCTCATACATAATCTCAAACTTCATGCCTCACGCACCAAATGGTGGGGCACGAGTTTACCTAATTCAAGAAAACAATGGACTACATTACGGAATTGGGGCAATAGAGCAAAGTGCTAGTGTGTTTACCATAGAGAATACACAGGATTGGATTCATGTCGTTGCCACATGGGACAACGGTTTGTATGAAATATATGTTAATAATAATCTAGTTGATACTGCAAATTATTCTGGATACCCAATTCAAGATCAGTTTGCAATCGGTGCTTTCAAGTTTTATCCAAAAGACTTGTTCCGAGGCTTAGTTGATGAAGTAAGGTTTTACAATAGGGTTTTGCAGGGGGATGAAGTAGAGCAAATTTATCACTTGACCGACAAAAGTGAAAGCGGCTCAGTGAGCGAAGGCTTGGTGGCCTATTATCCTTTTGATGGGACTGTTTTTGATCTGAGTGGAAATGGCATCCATGGCCATGTCACTGGAAGCCCAGGTTTCGTCTCAGGTGTTACTGGCGAGGCTGTAGACATAAGTCTCGGCAATTACGTACGAGTCAGTCCCCCCTTTGTTCCGGGTTCCGAAAGTTTTTCAATTGCCTTTGATTTTTATGTAGGAAGTGTTGATGATTACTATATGGATAATGGAGTTAAGCTTTTTACTTTGCAGGGTGGGGATTGGAGAGAAGGGGTTGTTTTAGTAGTAGCCGACACAGAAAACCCCAAGCTGGTTGGTGCAATACAGCCGGAAGCTTACACTAGTGCTACTAAACAAACAATTGAAACTAGCATACAATTAGGTGAGTGGCATAGCATTGCCCTTGTGGTTAACAAGCAAGAAGAAGCAATGACGCTTTATGTTGATGGTTTAGCTGCGCAAACGGAAGAGCTTTTGACTTATGGAAGCATTGACCCGACAATGGACATGCTAATAGGAGCATACGATTATGTTTGGGCAAGACCCGGACATGCTCAAGTACAGTCTGGCAATGTAAAAATTGATAATTTTAGAATCTATAATAGAAACCTAGAAGTTGGCGAAGTTCTTGTGCTGAGCAGCATTGGTGAAGAGTTAGAGCGTGGAAAAACCCTGGATCCAATTGAAAAGCCTCATGGCATAAATGAGCATCTGGAAGTAGTTGAAGGGGTTACATCTGACAGTTGTTTCTTGCGGAGGGGCACAATTTCAGAGTTGGCACAACTAATTGATCCTACAAAGCAAACCTATGTGTTTGTTCACGGTTGGAGGCCTGCCAAAAAAGAGGAATATTTTTTAACTCATGAACAAATAAATAATCCAGAAACAAATATTGAGCTTAGACCATATCTTAAAGAGGTGATAAGGGAGTTGAAGATTAGGAATGGTGATCCAAATGTAATTGTGTGGAACTGGGAGAAGGAGTCACATGGAGACTTGCCTCCGGTAAAAAATGTTGGCCCGCAGTCTTTGTTCTTTAGCTTGGGCTTGGCAGAACTTTTTGAAGAGGCCGAATCACGTTCAGGGTTGTCGTTTAACAATAACGTTCATTTTATCGGACAAAGTCTCGGAGCGGGTGTCGTTGTTAATTCGCTAAGCCTAAGCAACTCAAATGATTATTTTTATGACAAATATTCAAATCATATTGAACGAATTATACTTATCGATCCACCAGAGAGAATAGAAACATCCATCGAGGTTGATTCCGATTCGCTAGAAGGTAAATTAGCCGAAGAGTTTGTCGAAAAAATAACTGAAGCCGTTGCTTTATATGTTAAGACATACTATGATTTGGATCTATATAAAAATATATCTATACTTGGAGAGAAGCTCGGAGAAGAAGTCTTAATAGAGAACTATATTGCTAACAACGGAGAGTTTGACGAGTTCTCAATAAAACTCTTTGGTTTAACCTTTACCGGTACTGTGACAAAAAACCACGGCGTACCGTATATTGATTCCTTTAATGCGGTTTTGAATGACCAAGATCACACTGGGGCAGTGCTTTGGTATTTCGACACCGTAGCAGGGGAAGGGAAATTTACAAATAACTTAGTCTCAAATGCGGACAAAGTAGGGTTTAATTGGGCAGTTGATTCACAGACAGTTTTTCACGGTAATGTTTTAGAGAATAAACCATGGATATATAGTTTTGTTTTTGAAGAAAGTGACATTGCAACTGTTTCAAAGGTTGAGAATCTAATAACTGAGGCAATTGTGCAGATTCCTTTTGAAGTGTTCTTGTTGGGGCCAACGGGTTCTGCAATTAGGCTAGCAAAAGGAGCAGAAGAGATAGTTAGGTTGATATCCGGGTCACCAGTTTATGTATATCATGAATTCAACTTGGATCCGGATGCCCTGTTTATGTCGTTAGACTATGCCACGGCAACAATTGAGCCTGATGCATTATTTTACATTTCAATTAATGACGAAGTTGTTTTCCAAAAATATGGATTTGAAATTGGCAGTGAAGCTTGGGGAGGCACTGGCTTGCTAGATGTCTCAAGGTGGGCTGGCGTTGGGGTTACATTGTCCATTGGGTTGTTGGCAGAGTCATCTAACAATGTGTTAGATCTTAAGAACCTTAAATTCTATGGTGTTGAAGATTGTGGTGTTGGTGACCCTGATGGTGATGGATTGTCTGGTTTAAATGAGTGCACACTTGGAATGGACCCCAATAATAGTGATTCGGATTTAGATGGTTTTGATGATGGGGTAGACAACTGTCCGTTGATTGACAACCCAGATCAGCTTGATAGTGATGGAGATGGCCTTGGTGATGCCTGTAGCGAGCAAGAAACAGATACCCCCTCAGGGGTCAATTCCATAGAGCCTTCTCGTGTTCCCATTCTCAACGGCTGGTGGCTCCTAGCTGCTGCTGGTGCAGGATTTGGACTGGTAAGGCGTAAGCGCAACTAA
- a CDS encoding zincin-like metallopeptidase domain-containing protein — MNVYDMVTNRIMELLEKGEIPWRKPWACRGGPRNIVSRKEYRGINQFLLNCSPYSSPYWLTFKQAKEKGGGIRKGEKATQVVFWKLLNRDEGGEERKVPLLRYYNVFNLDQTECIDPPPEEEEQVNPFKPIQQAEQVISNMQQKPDIRFGGHRAYYSPHLDYIQLPPKDSFHSPEEFYSTAFHELSHATGHPNRLGRKGITETSYFGSHTYSQEELVAEFGASMLCGVSGIEQATLENSAAYIQGWLRVLKGDKKLLVHAAAQAQRAADYILNRKPEQDN, encoded by the coding sequence ATGAACGTGTACGACATGGTAACGAATCGGATTATGGAACTATTGGAGAAAGGAGAGATCCCATGGAGAAAGCCATGGGCCTGTAGAGGAGGCCCGAGGAACATTGTCAGCAGGAAGGAGTATCGAGGTATCAATCAGTTCCTCCTCAACTGCTCCCCCTACTCAAGCCCATACTGGCTCACCTTCAAGCAAGCAAAGGAGAAAGGAGGAGGGATACGCAAGGGAGAGAAGGCAACGCAGGTCGTGTTCTGGAAACTGCTGAACAGGGACGAGGGAGGCGAGGAGAGAAAGGTTCCACTACTCCGCTACTACAACGTATTCAACTTGGACCAGACCGAATGTATCGACCCACCACCAGAGGAGGAGGAACAGGTCAATCCGTTCAAGCCGATCCAGCAAGCAGAACAGGTCATCAGCAACATGCAACAGAAACCAGACATACGCTTCGGCGGTCACAGAGCCTATTACTCACCCCACCTTGATTACATCCAACTCCCTCCCAAAGATTCATTCCACTCCCCTGAAGAATTCTACAGCACAGCATTCCACGAACTATCCCACGCAACAGGACATCCGAATCGCTTAGGGCGTAAAGGGATCACAGAGACCTCGTACTTCGGCAGCCATACCTATTCGCAGGAGGAGCTAGTCGCAGAGTTTGGAGCATCCATGTTGTGCGGAGTTTCAGGGATCGAACAGGCGACGTTGGAGAACAGTGCTGCATATATCCAGGGCTGGCTACGAGTCCTGAAGGGGGACAAGAAGCTCCTGGTCCACGCAGCAGCACAAGCGCAACGAGCAGCAGATTACATCCTTAACCGCAAACCCGAGCAGGACAATTAA
- the radC gene encoding DNA repair protein RadC: MSIPMRGRAPAFSHFKEENVALTKPKTLRFKVIKPIYETLTIRESLPDYPIRDRRISSSRDVYHLFQSLVQETKEHFIALHLNTKNRIICIDTVSVGSLSSSIVHPREVMKSVLLSSAAAIVLIHNHPSQDPTPSKEDMEITTRLKECCDLLGIRLLDHVVICEEEYVSFADRGIL, from the coding sequence GTGAGCATACCCATGAGGGGTAGAGCTCCCGCCTTTTCTCATTTCAAGGAGGAGAACGTGGCACTCACTAAACCAAAGACTCTCAGATTCAAGGTCATCAAACCGATCTACGAAACATTAACCATCAGGGAATCCTTACCCGACTACCCGATACGAGACAGGCGCATCAGTTCCTCAAGGGACGTTTACCACCTGTTCCAATCCCTCGTTCAGGAGACGAAGGAACATTTCATCGCCCTGCATCTGAACACGAAGAATCGAATCATCTGCATCGACACCGTATCAGTAGGCTCCCTGAGCAGTTCGATAGTCCACCCACGGGAGGTCATGAAATCAGTCCTCCTATCCTCAGCAGCAGCAATCGTACTGATCCACAACCACCCAAGCCAAGACCCGACACCTTCCAAGGAGGATATGGAGATAACGACCAGATTGAAGGAGTGTTGTGATTTGCTCGGTATCCGGCTCCTGGATCACGTAGTCATCTGTGAGGAGGAATATGTCTCGTTTGCCGATAGGGGGATTTTATGA
- a CDS encoding site-specific integrase: MSVYRRKGSKIFTANFTIKGKRYFFSTGKTTKREARAVEAAERQKILNRSKLTPQEQGARTLLLDAIDQTYEARWKHGKDSMRSYRRAINLAAIIGNMKVSDITESTISQLTKTLESKGYSVATINRYLACLKTVLKQAKQPSGAIKLKKERSSRLRVISKPEEAKIVNLLRQTDHGTRRQYFPDVADLVEVLVDTGMRLSEALNMHYEDVDFDSGLISIWVNKGDRPRSIPMTRRVRGILERRRTDNPIQPFTLKPHQAETAWRWVRKELGLEGEKEFVLHALRHTTASRMVNAGIDLYVVKEMLGHGTIQVTERYAHLAPHKLAHAVTVLED; the protein is encoded by the coding sequence ATGAGCGTCTATCGTCGTAAGGGAAGCAAGATCTTCACTGCAAATTTCACAATAAAAGGTAAGCGCTATTTCTTCAGCACAGGGAAGACAACGAAACGAGAAGCACGAGCAGTCGAAGCAGCTGAGCGTCAGAAGATACTCAACAGATCGAAACTCACACCTCAGGAACAAGGAGCAAGGACACTACTTCTCGACGCAATAGATCAGACGTATGAAGCGAGATGGAAACACGGAAAGGATTCCATGCGCTCTTACAGACGAGCAATCAACTTAGCGGCAATAATTGGAAACATGAAGGTTTCTGACATCACCGAAAGCACAATATCTCAACTTACTAAGACTCTCGAATCAAAAGGCTATAGTGTCGCAACAATTAATAGATATTTAGCCTGCTTAAAAACAGTCCTTAAACAAGCAAAACAGCCCTCAGGAGCGATTAAGTTAAAAAAGGAACGTAGCAGTAGGCTTAGAGTTATATCGAAGCCTGAGGAGGCTAAAATCGTTAACCTCTTGCGTCAGACGGACCATGGAACGAGGAGGCAGTATTTTCCTGATGTAGCCGATTTAGTGGAAGTGTTAGTGGATACGGGTATGCGCCTATCCGAAGCACTGAACATGCATTACGAGGACGTGGACTTTGACTCGGGCCTAATCTCTATCTGGGTTAACAAAGGCGACAGGCCCAGGAGCATTCCGATGACACGGAGAGTACGAGGGATACTGGAGAGGAGGAGAACAGATAATCCGATTCAACCATTCACTCTCAAACCCCACCAAGCAGAGACGGCATGGAGGTGGGTCAGGAAGGAACTTGGATTGGAAGGGGAGAAAGAATTCGTCCTACATGCACTCCGACACACAACCGCTTCACGAATGGTCAATGCAGGAATCGACTTGTACGTGGTCAAGGAAATGCTGGGTCACGGCACGATCCAAGTCACGGAGAGATACGCACACCTCGCACCCCATAAACTCGCTCATGCAGTAACCGTACTGGAAGACTAA